TGAAGTTGCCAAGGAATCTTATGAAGAAATAGAGAAGGAAACTGATACTGGCGGCGCCCCCCCGGGATCAGGACAACCCAAAAAGTTCACAAGAGCACCTCTAGATGCCTTCTCCTTTTTGAGAATTGCAAACCATTTCTTCCCTGACTTCACCTTCGAAGACCACAAAGTAGACGGTTTCGTCGATGAGATACAAAGTCGTCGCTCCGAAACAACAAGGGGCAAATTCAACTGGTACATGAAGAACGGCATTTCAGCAGTGAAAGACTACGCTGATCACAAGGCAAAGAACGACGGGAGGCGAATGAACCCCTTTACGTTAATGAGGCACTCCCTATACTATAGTGATCCAGATACCTTCCACGATATAATATCAGAATCCGCTAGAAAAGACTTCGATGCTTGGCTAAAGGAAAATGGCCATCCCAATGGAGTTCGTTCAGAACAACTTTCCTAAATATTAACTTCAATATCTCTTCGTTAGCACCTCCCCTTGAACGCTACGTTCATATCTACACAATGGCTTGATTTCATACTATTAATTGATATTTGGCACGACTATGCGGGCGTCATCTATGGAGGACTTAGTGCATAATATCGATATTGAACAACTCGATCTTGCCGAACTGAAGCAGCTCCGGAAGGACGTTGACCGAGCTATCGAGAGCTATGAAAAGCGGAAAAAGCAGGAAGCTCTTGCCGCTGCCGAAGCCGCTGCAAAAGAGTCAGGGTACACCCTGTCTGAACTCCTTGGAACGACAGCCAAGGGGAAAGGCAAGGTGAACCCGCCGAAGTATCGCCATCCAGAAAAC
The sequence above is a segment of the Paracoccus sediminicola genome. Coding sequences within it:
- a CDS encoding H-NS histone family protein; this translates as MHNIDIEQLDLAELKQLRKDVDRAIESYEKRKKQEALAAAEAAAKESGYTLSELLGTTAKGKGKVNPPKYRHPENPELTWTGRGRQPDWIKEGLQAGKSLEDFLIVK